A section of the Pseudomonadota bacterium genome encodes:
- a CDS encoding response regulator transcription factor — translation MGPNTVLVVEDEARIREELARLLREAGFITELAGSLRDAAKALERPFDLVLLDLGLPDGDGLSLCKRLTAQHPSMPIVILTARDAVSQIVRGLDLGAADYIVKPCDPAELTARVRAALRRANPAPAAERLELDGLWADPSNYTAGTGAEVFELRRREFDLLYFLLQHPGRAWTRDQLLRHVWGEDFMGTTRTVDLCVRRLRARIEHNTNDPQWIKTIYGVGYRMRDAN, via the coding sequence ATGGGACCCAACACAGTATTGGTGGTAGAGGATGAGGCGCGCATACGCGAAGAACTCGCTCGCTTGCTGCGCGAGGCGGGCTTCATCACCGAACTCGCCGGCTCGCTACGCGACGCGGCGAAGGCGCTCGAGCGGCCCTTCGATCTAGTCCTGCTCGATCTTGGCCTGCCGGATGGCGATGGCCTCTCGCTGTGCAAGCGCCTGACGGCGCAGCACCCCTCGATGCCCATCGTGATCCTTACGGCGCGCGATGCGGTGAGCCAGATCGTTCGCGGACTAGACCTTGGAGCGGCGGACTACATCGTAAAGCCCTGCGATCCGGCAGAGCTCACGGCGCGCGTGCGTGCCGCGTTGCGCCGAGCGAATCCAGCCCCGGCGGCAGAGCGACTGGAGCTGGACGGGCTGTGGGCGGACCCGTCCAACTACACAGCGGGCACGGGCGCCGAAGTGTTTGAATTGCGCCGCCGAGAGTTCGACTTGCTGTACTTCTTGCTGCAGCACCCAGGCCGAGCCTGGACACGCGATCAGCTCCTGCGTCATGTGTGGGGCGAGGACTTCATGGGCACGACGAGAACCGTCGATCTCTGCGTGCGGCGCCTTCGCGCGCGGATCGAGCACAACACAAACGACCCCCAGTGGATCAAGACGATCTACGGGGTCGGCTACCGGATGCGAGATGCAAACTAA